Part of the Phacochoerus africanus isolate WHEZ1 chromosome 8, ROS_Pafr_v1, whole genome shotgun sequence genome is shown below.
GGATTCTGGGGACCTCTAGTGGTGATATTTGAGATTGCAGGCCTAGGTCTTTTGTCTCCCACGGTCACAGCTGTCCAGCTCTCCCAGGCTGAGAAACAACGGGAACGGGCACCAGTGGGACAGGGCCTGGCCAGGGTCTTCCCCTCTGCTCAAAGCTCCCAGCTAGGGAGAAAATGAAGTCAGAGGGGTGAGGTGGGTGCCATCTGTCCCCCAGTGTTTCCTAACCACCCCTCCTCCAGGCACACAACCTCTTCGAGCTGTTGAACCTTCAGTCCCTCTTCGTGACATCTCAGGGCCAAGCTGTGGGCTTCGTGTCTTGGGTGGAGGTACCAGGGTATCGAGGGTGGAGCAAAGGGGAGGAGCCATGCTCAAgcaggctggggaggtggggggcactGATATCCTCCCATCCAAAACTGGAGGGGCCTCGTGGGATTCTGATGAGCCCTATTTCCTGGCCCAGGGTGGTCAGCCACTGGTCCCAATTATCCCTACCTTATTTTGTGGTTAGTGGCCGGCActgcccttctctgggcctcagtgttccCATTTGTGCAATAGGGAGGCACCAGCTCTAAAATTCACTCCAGAATCAACCCTTAGGGGAGTCAAACTCCCCTGGAGCCTTCACTTTCACTCTTCTCTACATCTCCTTCCAGAtaatccctctttctcttttctagttGGAGAAAGTGATTTCCAGCCTAACAAACCCTCCAGCCCCAAAGTAAGCCGGCCTGGCAAGATGATATGGGACCCCCCGCTGCCCTGGTGAAGGAGACTGGGCAGAgacccctgcctctctccctgcatcacaacaccccccccccccatcccagccctgctCAACTCCCTGGCGAAGCAGGCAGCTAACCCAGCACTGAAGAGGGCCCCGTAGTCACCGTGTCCCATCTTTGCTGGGACAAGTGCTACATGCCTTGAAGAGCATATCCCACCCTGGACAGAGCTCAGAATGCAAGACAGCGGAAAACCAGTACATGCTGGGTGTTCAAGGCAAGTTCCTCAGATTCATGAATGCAGAGATTGGTATATGCTGTCGCCAAGGGCAGGCACAGGTGCTCTCTGGGGCTTGTATGACTCCCAACCAGAGgctcctgaggaaaaaaaaaataaagttgattcCCAGAGTCCCAGTTTGTTCCTTATCTCAGCTCTAAGGGACTTGGCACCTTAGCGCCTACTCTGCACTGGCCCTGAGTGAGCTCTTGGGGCCTTCTAATGGTCATGTGGGCACTGCAGGCTGGGCCCCTGATGTCCCACTGTTCCTCATGGCCACCCTCCTTGCAGGGAAAAAAGCGGGTTCCCCAgcgggtcttttttttttttttttcttttctttttacggctgcacctgtggcatatggaggctcccaagctaggggtcgaatcagagctgcagctgttggcctaggccaaagccacagcaatgccagaaccaaactgcatctgagacctatgctgtagcttgcaacactgaacccttaacccattgaaggaggccagggattgaacccgaatcatTAGAGAGATagagttgggtttttaaccctctgagctacagtgggaactctcccacCAGGAGACTCTTGTCTTCACATCTAAGCAGGAGCTTGTGGCCCAGTTACCTTCACTCTAGCCTCAACTTTCTCCTTGGCTGAGCCAGAGCTGACCAGGTGTGTGGCTCCTTGGAGAGTCCACAGTGCCTTGGGCATCTTTCATGGGGACTCTCCTGGCTGCTGGCAGCAGGTTGACCAGCTGTCTGTGTGTTGGGGGTTAGGGGCCTCTCCAAAGTGCTTCTAGAGTTCCCCCCACCAGGGGCCCAAGGACATGCCTTTCCCAGCAGAGACCAACCCAAGTTCATCCAGGGTGAATCCACCACTTTAATGTCTTCAGACGACCTTCAGGGAGATGGCATCAGGGAGATGGCAGGGGAGAgcgaggagggggaggagggcacCAGGGAGCGGGTTCAGAGAGTGAGGGACCTACAGACACTCCAGACACAGAATCCCCATGAAGAGCGCTAAGGGCCAGACATTAGCTACCAGAAGAGCAGTCCCCCTCTGATGGGGGCAGAAGcgcagggggagagggggaaggactGAGCCCTGGGCTCAAGGCAGGGTCCTCGGGCCCCACTCCCAGCAGGTCTCGCAGGCCCTTCTGGTCTGTCTTCCTGGGAGTCTGGCTGTTGGCTCCTCTGGGAGGCTTGCCCCGGTGTCCACTGAGAGCTCTTGAGCTCGCTGatggcagaaactctgcagagGGGGGTGCCCTCCTGAGCCACATaaagagggagaaggggatgATGGCTCCCACTGCGAGGGACAGGGCCACGGAGGCACGGAGTGGTCCACAAGGAATGCTGGCCCCCAGCCCCGCTGCACCCACCCTGGGCCTGCCCTGAGGGGTCTAGAGATGCACAGCCAGACCCCGGTGTCCGGATACACCTGGGCTGCCCACCAGGCCAGGTCACAGTGCCAGCAGGCTCTGGTCCCCGCCTCAGTTATAGAACACCTCGTCCTCTTCCTCCGAGAGGGAGCCGCTGTCCACCGAGGGGAGGGAGCCCTGCAAGTGGGCTCCACCTTCGGGTCCCAGGGCCCCCGGCAGCCGCTGCCGGTGCTGCTGTTCGGGACTGGGGGGCTGTGGGCCCGCAGCTGTGATGGGGGGCTCTTCAGGTGAGGGCCAGCCATCGGGGGAGAGGCCAGAGGAGGAGAAGGCCAGAAGACTGTCATCCTGCGAGGGGACACTCAGAAGACTGTCCTGCAGGTAGATGCTCTCCAGGTCTGAAAAAGCACCAAGGGGGTGGGCGTGAGGAGTGGGGTTTGGACGACCCTGCCCCTCGCCCTCTCCTGGGGTGTGAGCGAAGGCACGGGCCGAAGACCTGCCTCTACATCTTGCTTTGTTCCTgccaagctgtgtgaccttgggcaggtcgtagaacctctctgagcccccgtTTCTCCCGAGGGGTGACAGGGGTGGAGGTGGCAGTGAGCAGAGTGTTAAAAGCTGTCTCTGGAGCCAGCCTGCCTGGCCTCACATTCCTCTGTACTCAGAATTGGGACAACCAGTGCTCTTCCTGGggcctcctttcccctccctgccaTCACTGTTAGAGGGAAGATCAAATGAGATCTCGTGGGGATGCAGGCTCCACCCAGGACCCAGGCTCCCTGAAGCCCTCAGTAGGAACCTGAGGTTCTAGAAAGGTGGTTGGCTGTGCTTGGTGTTAAGGTTCAGGTCCTGGCTCCGATGCCTCTAGCTGTGTCATCTGAGGTGAGTGAGCCCCTCTATTTGTAAAATAGTTACAGCGCCTGCTTCCTAAAGTGGTCGGAAGGGTGAAATGGGATAACCTGTGTTATTCAGGTTATTCCACTTAAGCACTCAGGtcaccttctctctttctctcattaagCACTCAGGtcaccttctctctttctctcattattATTCTCTCCTTTATGCTCCTGGCAGTTCTTTGGCCCTGGGTGGGGCAAGAATCACCAGCCCcctttttcagataaagaaactgtggcCGAGAGAAGGAAGGGCCTGCCTGAGCCCTGGGGCATCTGGTGGCAGAACAGGCAGGCAGCTCCCCCCCGAACTCTGCTGCAGGCAGCCCCTGCTTTGCTGCAACAACTCCCCCCCcatgcctgccccaccccagactgTACCCTGAAGCTGGACCACGTCCTGGGGGCTGTTCTCCGGGTTCAGCTCCTCATCGTCCAGCGAGGACCAGGCGCTCAGCGTGGCCTCCGTGATGGCAAACTGCTCGGCAACCCCTGCGGGGGACAGACCCTGCTCAGTGCGGCCAAGGGCAAGGTGTGAGGGGGGGGAGGCAGCCTCAGGTGCCAGGACAGGCTGGCACCAGATGCTGCCTCTTGGAGCTGCCCATCCTCGTCCAGAGGATCAGAGTGCCCAccaatgccccccaccccatggcatTATTTCTCTCTACCCAAACAATGCCCAGGGGGACCCTAGGTCCCCTAAGGACCAAGGTCTGGGCCAGTCTCTGTCCCCAGGTACCCTGCCCCGACCCCCCACTGACCTGCGGCAAAGCGGGCCTCCCGCAGCTCGTCTGGGAGGCAGCAGTAATGCTCGTCCTCGGCCGGGGACAGCTCCCAGCCCGAACGCTGGGCACTCCAACCCTTCCACTCAATGAGGTGGGCCACGCGGCCACGTGCCATGGCCGTGGGCTTTGTGATGTGGTCCTTGATGCTTTGCACCACTCCTGGGGGAATTGGGGGCAGATGGGTGACAGCCCTGACCCAAGGCCCAGCTTGGGGCCCCACCTCCAGTACCCCAggccccccaggcccccaggcccccgAGTACCTCAGGCATCCAATGGCCTGTACACCACATCCCCTCAGCA
Proteins encoded:
- the FAM131C gene encoding protein FAM131C isoform X2, with the protein product MGSCVSRDLFTSAHKDCPMPQGTAPLSPNLPSSCPPIMAPDRVTGKDKQMDFCWDPWQRCFQTTNGYLSDSRSCSSNYNVAALATSSLVGVVQSIKDHITKPTAMARGRVAHLIEWKGWSAQRSGWELSPAEDEHYCCLPDELREARFAAGVAEQFAITEATLSAWSSLDDEELNPENSPQDVVQLQDLESIYLQDSLLSVPSQDDSLLAFSSSGLSPDGWPSPEEPPITAAGPQPPSPEQQHRQRLPGALGPEGGAHLQGSLPSVDSGSLSEEEDEVFYN
- the FAM131C gene encoding protein FAM131C isoform X1, with amino-acid sequence MTCLLPRARRSPEPIHSLGYPSQTPDLFTSAHKDCPMPQGTAPLSPNLPSSCPPIMAPDRVTGKDKQMDFCWDPWQRCFQTTNGYLSDSRSCSSNYNVAALATSSLVGVVQSIKDHITKPTAMARGRVAHLIEWKGWSAQRSGWELSPAEDEHYCCLPDELREARFAAGVAEQFAITEATLSAWSSLDDEELNPENSPQDVVQLQDLESIYLQDSLLSVPSQDDSLLAFSSSGLSPDGWPSPEEPPITAAGPQPPSPEQQHRQRLPGALGPEGGAHLQGSLPSVDSGSLSEEEDEVFYN